One stretch of candidate division WOR-3 bacterium DNA includes these proteins:
- a CDS encoding helix-hairpin-helix domain-containing protein, with product EKGGKLIMLIFFLLYSAFELNPIPKIYSPVSRNSHFNVFLNPSIPMPDGIRASCCFTQLYSMSELNLYSASLTWTKKPYSASLFASQFGNSLYREITTGLSASYSLKNQSLGIRLKPMFLSIKNYGSKAVWSIDLFGWTEISDYLGVGLAAENILATTYGTSSNRPEINIKSHVIFSPVQEASVRIGFSKAQEIRKSFSLCLDMGSIYFVGDYTDKPGEFALGFGINVSSITPFYGISNHTDLGYTHTAFISWSRESSQHSEIEHANSLTLEPDTLKVNIFPLDVNRATSELLDRIPGIGPVLAQRIIEKRGEIGGFKDLNDLREITGIGEALFEKIKPYLFTGELNGM from the coding sequence GAAAAAGGCGGTAAACTTATAATGTTGATATTTTTTTTACTATACTCGGCATTCGAATTAAACCCTATACCTAAAATATACAGCCCTGTATCCAGGAATTCTCACTTCAATGTCTTTTTGAACCCTTCAATTCCCATGCCAGACGGGATTAGAGCTTCTTGCTGTTTTACACAGCTATATTCCATGAGCGAATTAAACCTCTATTCCGCATCACTTACCTGGACAAAAAAACCTTATTCAGCTTCCCTTTTCGCCAGTCAGTTCGGAAACAGCTTATACAGGGAGATAACTACCGGTCTATCGGCGTCTTATTCTTTAAAAAATCAATCTCTGGGTATCAGACTCAAACCCATGTTTCTCTCAATAAAAAACTACGGAAGCAAAGCCGTGTGGAGTATTGACCTTTTCGGTTGGACAGAAATCTCTGACTATCTGGGCGTGGGACTTGCAGCCGAAAACATACTCGCCACAACATACGGAACTTCATCGAACAGACCCGAAATAAACATAAAAAGCCATGTAATATTCTCGCCTGTTCAAGAGGCGAGCGTCCGGATTGGATTTTCAAAAGCACAAGAAATCAGAAAGAGCTTTTCGCTCTGTTTAGACATGGGCTCAATCTATTTTGTAGGTGATTACACGGACAAACCCGGCGAATTCGCCCTGGGATTCGGTATAAACGTATCAAGTATCACCCCTTTTTACGGAATTTCAAATCACACGGATCTCGGATACACACACACCGCGTTTATCTCTTGGTCCAGGGAAAGCTCACAACACAGTGAAATTGAGCACGCCAATTCTCTGACACTTGAGCCCGACACTTTGAAAGTAAACATATTCCCCTTGGACGTCAACAGGGCTACATCCGAACTTCTCGACAGAATTCCGGGGATAGGCCCCGTCCTCGCCCAAAGAATTATCGAAAAACGTGGCGAAATAGGAGGTTTCAAAGACCTCAATGATCTCCGCGAGATAACAGGAATAGGAGAAGCGCTTTTCGAAAAGATAAAACCTTACCTTTTTACGGGAGAGTTGAATGGAATGTAA